One genomic window of Quercus robur chromosome 6, dhQueRobu3.1, whole genome shotgun sequence includes the following:
- the LOC126732446 gene encoding E3 ubiquitin-protein ligase ATL6-like — protein MRPKINLSRPIIPFPCLVVLLLLLSLPHHSANAQSGTNSTVIPPADVNFDHPAALIIVFIVWASFFVAFFCIFLTDCVDTGAGPVNSANRSSNCGLDRAVIEAFPIFEFKNLRTVKVTATTLECAVCLGEFEDHETLRLLPKCSHAFHPDCIDAWLASHVTCPVCRAKLTKNDTTTTTTAATTTTTVESTESTQETGGVQNDHVVINVGDDDDPPRGKFLRSHSTGHSLSQPGVEINTERYTLILPEEVTKQKLRRSSSYDVVFCAVESLRYTPPFVSIGGSGKLTGGEGSAKGFFTSVKWPLHRLGVKAGGPEDLSATSPV, from the coding sequence ATGAGACCCAAGATCAATCTCAGCCGTCCGATCATTCCCTTTCCTTGTCTAGTAGTACTACTACTCCTCCTCTCGCTGCCTCACCACAGTGCCAATGCACAGTCAGGCACAAATTCAACAGTCATTCCGCCCGCCGACGTGAATTTTGACCATCCCGCGGCGCTGATCATCGTGTTCATCGTGTGGGCTTCCTTCTTCGTGGCTTTCTTTTGCATCTTCCTTACTGATTGCGTAGACACAGGCGCCGGTCCAGTCAATTCCGCGAACCGGTCTAGTAACTGTGGCCTAGACCGGGCCGTGATCGAGGCCTTCCCGATCTTCGAGTTCAAAAATCTCAGAACCGTGAAAGTAACAGCAACAACGCTCGAGTGCGCGGTGTGCTTGGGCGAGTTCGAAGACCACGAAACGCTGCGTTTGTTGCCCAAGTGCAGCCACGCGTTCCATCCCGATTGCATCGACGCTTGGCTAGCTTCTCACGTGACGTGTCCGGTTTGCAGAGCTAAGCTTACGAAGAATgatactactactactactactgcGGCTACTACTACAACAACGGTGGAATCAACCGAGTCGACTCAGGAAACTGGTGGGGTTCAAAACGACCACGTTGTGATCAACGTCGGCGACGACGACGACCCACCGAGGGGGAAATTCTTGAGGTCGCACTCGACGGGTCACTCACTGAGTCAACCCGGCGTAGAGATTAACACGGAGAGGTACACCCTGATATTGCCAGAGGAGGTGACGAAGCAAAAGCTCAGGCGCTCGAGTAGTTACGACGTCGTTTTCTGCGCAGTAGAGAGCTTGAGATACACACCGCCGTTTGTTTCTATTGGGGGTTCCGGTAAGTTAACGGGCGGTGAAGGAAGCGCAAAGGGATTCTTCACGTCCGTTAAGTGGCCGTTACATCGGCTTGGTGTAAAGGCTGGGGGACCCGAAGATTTGTCGGCTACGTCTCCGGTTTGA